In a single window of the Actinomycetota bacterium genome:
- a CDS encoding DUF4129 domain-containing protein: MVTRERAGVLTGALACLLACMLALAAPAPAAQRVLPADEYRSRVGAAIDDIDVARDRSMDSRTASELAADVNTLLPITLPVEVDGQKVVADNSILRTLVSRLDAAKNPEDRADLADEMRRHLVSLEASLGGPGAGVPEDRETLEKIIAAQRVPSRSPLAEIVGKIVERLLDVLQKWWASAGGSPRTATILSTGMVVLLAVLLAFLGWTLVRALLRARAAAATLEPAGGTRAVGGPVVAAAEGLPADALAYADELAGRGLFREAVRALFGGAARALVEAGVVVQTRTRTDAELLAEVNASAPRAHGKLRTLAVAFETAYYGHVDPDAERYEEARAAYESALAALRPEGGDAT, translated from the coding sequence ATGGTCACCCGGGAGCGCGCAGGCGTCCTCACCGGTGCACTCGCGTGCCTGCTCGCATGCATGCTGGCGCTGGCGGCTCCGGCCCCTGCGGCCCAACGCGTGCTACCTGCCGACGAGTACCGGTCCCGGGTCGGCGCTGCGATCGACGACATCGACGTCGCTCGCGACCGATCCATGGACTCCCGGACCGCTTCGGAGCTTGCCGCCGACGTCAACACGCTGCTCCCCATCACGCTTCCGGTCGAGGTCGATGGCCAGAAGGTCGTCGCCGACAACTCGATTCTGCGCACGTTGGTCTCCCGTCTCGACGCCGCCAAGAACCCCGAAGACCGCGCCGACCTTGCCGATGAGATGCGGCGCCACCTCGTGTCGCTCGAGGCATCGCTCGGCGGCCCAGGGGCTGGGGTGCCCGAGGACCGGGAGACTCTCGAGAAGATCATCGCCGCACAGCGCGTGCCCTCGCGCTCGCCGCTAGCAGAGATCGTTGGCAAGATCGTCGAGCGGCTGCTCGATGTCCTCCAGAAGTGGTGGGCATCGGCAGGGGGCTCGCCCCGCACGGCGACGATCCTCTCGACCGGCATGGTCGTGCTCCTCGCGGTCCTGCTCGCCTTCCTTGGCTGGACGCTCGTTCGCGCACTGCTGCGCGCCAGGGCTGCGGCTGCCACGCTGGAGCCGGCTGGCGGCACCCGGGCCGTCGGCGGTCCGGTCGTGGCCGCCGCTGAGGGACTTCCGGCCGACGCGCTCGCGTACGCGGACGAGCTCGCCGGGCGCGGACTATTCCGCGAAGCCGTCCGCGCGCTATTCGGCGGCGCAGCACGAGCACTCGTGGAGGCGGGCGTCGTCGTGCAGACGCGAACGCGCACTGACGCCGAGCTGCTTGCGGAAGTGAACGCGAGCGCGCCGCGGGCGCACGGGAAGCTCCGGACGCTCGCGGTGGCGTTCGAGACTGCGTACTACGGGCATGTGGATCCCGACGCCGAGCGCTACGAAGAGGCGCGTGCAGCATACGAATCGGCACTGGCCGCCCTGCGCCCGGAGGGTGGTGACGCGACGTGA